In Vulgatibacter sp., a single genomic region encodes these proteins:
- a CDS encoding peptide-binding protein: protein MNRRLLAVLALAAFVASGCLVRGKSQEEKEAEAQQAAAGADHFPGLDEYWREGKLPPGLEEGTPVRGGTLTVRISGQPPSLNYLLDSDYWLSRITLHNLHETLVRPDPRDHPDYEVIPELAERWEVSEDNLTFTFHLRDGVKWHDGKPFTARDVRFTFDRMMDPAVRAMHLRQAFEDLERVETPDERTVIFRYNKPYVWALRKLGEIPILPAHAFEGVEGAAFNSHPYQRAPIGTGPFRFESWEDHKAITFARNDDYWGRKAWVDKVVYRVLPEPNVAQQLLMRGELDIDTTLTSESYVQLAAEPKVVDTFHRVKFFESMFAWIGWNHQRPIFQDARVRRALAMLFDREKLRISLFEGIPENANCVFYHLGPGCDPADRQPAFDPDGAAKLLREAGWQDTDGDGVLDRDGVPFRFTLTIPSGSPTNEAMVLVFKQELYRAGIEMELQKIEWSVFSNRLRNHEFDACMLAWIGDVESDPYQVWHSSQAAGGSNYISYANDELDELALRIRGEFDYEKRQALFRRFNQIVVDEAPMLLIYHSPRRTMIHRRLRGVYLSPMEFFQVRDMWIQPAATAAIGG, encoded by the coding sequence ATGAACCGCCGCCTGCTCGCCGTCCTCGCCCTTGCGGCCTTCGTGGCCTCCGGCTGCCTGGTGCGGGGCAAGTCGCAGGAGGAGAAGGAGGCGGAGGCGCAGCAGGCTGCTGCCGGCGCGGACCACTTCCCCGGCCTCGACGAGTACTGGCGCGAGGGCAAGCTGCCCCCGGGGCTGGAGGAGGGGACGCCGGTGCGCGGCGGCACCCTCACCGTGCGGATCAGCGGCCAGCCTCCGAGCCTCAACTACCTCCTCGACTCCGACTACTGGCTGAGCCGGATCACCCTCCACAACCTCCACGAGACCCTGGTGCGGCCCGATCCCCGCGATCATCCGGACTACGAGGTGATCCCGGAGCTGGCGGAGCGCTGGGAGGTGAGCGAGGACAACCTCACCTTCACCTTCCACCTCCGCGACGGGGTGAAGTGGCACGACGGCAAGCCCTTCACCGCCAGGGACGTGCGCTTCACCTTCGACCGGATGATGGACCCCGCGGTGCGGGCGATGCACCTGCGCCAGGCCTTCGAGGATCTCGAGCGGGTCGAGACGCCGGACGAGCGCACCGTGATCTTCCGCTACAATAAGCCCTACGTCTGGGCGCTGCGGAAGCTCGGCGAGATCCCGATCCTGCCGGCCCACGCCTTCGAGGGCGTGGAGGGCGCCGCCTTCAACTCGCACCCCTACCAGCGTGCGCCCATCGGCACCGGTCCCTTCCGCTTCGAGTCGTGGGAGGACCACAAGGCGATCACCTTCGCCCGCAACGACGACTACTGGGGCCGCAAGGCCTGGGTCGACAAGGTGGTCTACCGGGTGCTGCCCGAGCCCAACGTGGCGCAGCAGCTGCTGATGCGGGGCGAGCTCGACATCGACACCACGCTCACCTCGGAGTCGTACGTGCAGCTGGCGGCGGAGCCCAAGGTGGTCGACACCTTCCACCGGGTGAAGTTCTTCGAGTCGATGTTCGCGTGGATCGGCTGGAACCACCAGCGCCCGATCTTCCAGGACGCCCGCGTCCGCCGCGCGCTGGCGATGCTCTTCGACCGCGAGAAGCTGCGGATCAGCCTCTTCGAGGGGATCCCCGAGAACGCCAACTGCGTCTTCTACCACCTGGGGCCCGGCTGCGATCCCGCCGACCGGCAGCCCGCATTCGACCCCGACGGCGCCGCGAAGCTGCTCCGCGAGGCAGGCTGGCAGGACACCGACGGCGACGGCGTCCTCGACAGGGACGGCGTTCCCTTCCGCTTCACCCTGACCATCCCGAGCGGCAGCCCGACCAACGAGGCGATGGTGCTCGTCTTCAAGCAGGAGCTCTACCGCGCCGGCATCGAGATGGAGCTGCAGAAGATCGAGTGGTCGGTCTTCTCCAACCGCCTGCGGAACCACGAGTTCGACGCCTGCATGCTCGCCTGGATCGGCGACGTGGAGAGCGATCCCTACCAGGTCTGGCATTCGAGCCAGGCCGCCGGCGGATCGAACTACATCTCCTACGCCAACGACGAGCTCGACGAGCTGGCGCTGCGGATCCGCGGCGAGTTCGACTACGAGAAGCGGCAGGCGCTCTTCCGGCGCTTCAACCAGATCGTCGTGGACGAGGCGCCGATGCTCCTCATCTACCACTCGCCGCGCCGCACCATGATCCACCGCCGCCTCCGCGGCGTGTACCTCTCGCCGATGGAGTTCTTCCAGGTGCGGGACATGTGGATCCAGCCTGCCGCCACCGCGGCGATCGGGGGTTAG
- a CDS encoding DUF4292 domain-containing protein, translating to MRRLLLLPLLALLLPGCPRRLDFGTYGRLDDPFYVLQVIQNRYQQVGGLVGEGKLAVDSKEVSGTLRMAVEVNEPAFIYLETVDVLGTPRGTFATAGERFAFYQPGENVFYTGPATAEQLGRFLPVSLPPEDLAAAMLGELPLLFDAEEARMEVDETAGTYVILLRRGVVRQRLEVATRDLRLIAVETRGMQAIDGSFDDFEELLPGLIFPTTVVLETPRAEVRLRYTDIRLNPEVVPANFELQPPPGARVEAL from the coding sequence ATGCGCCGGCTCCTGCTCCTGCCCCTGCTCGCTCTCCTGCTCCCGGGCTGCCCCCGGCGGCTCGACTTCGGCACCTACGGGCGCCTCGACGACCCCTTCTACGTGCTCCAGGTGATCCAGAACCGCTACCAACAGGTGGGGGGCCTGGTGGGCGAGGGCAAGCTCGCCGTCGACTCCAAAGAGGTGAGCGGCACCCTCCGGATGGCCGTGGAGGTGAACGAGCCCGCCTTCATCTACCTCGAGACCGTCGACGTCCTCGGCACGCCCCGGGGCACCTTCGCCACCGCCGGCGAGCGCTTCGCCTTCTACCAGCCCGGCGAGAACGTCTTCTACACGGGCCCCGCCACGGCGGAGCAGCTCGGCCGCTTCCTGCCGGTCTCGCTGCCGCCCGAGGATCTCGCCGCGGCGATGCTCGGGGAGCTGCCCCTGCTCTTCGACGCCGAGGAGGCGCGGATGGAGGTGGACGAGACCGCGGGGACCTACGTGATCCTCCTCCGCCGCGGCGTGGTCCGGCAGCGGCTCGAGGTGGCCACCCGGGACCTGCGGCTGATCGCGGTGGAGACCCGGGGCATGCAGGCGATCGACGGCTCCTTCGACGACTTCGAGGAGCTGCTGCCCGGGCTGATCTTCCCCACCACGGTGGTCCTCGAGACCCCGCGGGCGGAGGTTCGGCTCCGCTACACCGACATCCGGCTCAACCCGGAAGTCGTCCCCGCCAACTTCGAGCTCCAGCCGCCGCCCGGCGCCAGGGTGGAAGCGCTCTGA
- a CDS encoding MotA/TolQ/ExbB proton channel family protein, whose product MDGLSDLWTMALHGGGSMLIIGLCSLLAVGVAIERALALWGLGDASRRLSESVIKSLYRGDVAEARAACERSRTPFADMLLAAFTRYGRSAPEAVLAAVERERAQAGLKLRARLWILGTIGAVAPFVGLFGTVVGIMRAFKDMAANPGGGFAIVSAGISEALIATAAGIAVAIEAVVFFNFFTSRVAQLALSMKIAAEEVLELLFHGKPEGASEESRPAAEAAQARG is encoded by the coding sequence TTGGACGGTTTGTCGGATCTCTGGACCATGGCGCTGCACGGCGGCGGCTCGATGTTGATCATCGGGCTCTGCTCTCTGCTCGCGGTGGGCGTGGCGATCGAGAGGGCGCTCGCTCTCTGGGGTCTCGGCGACGCGTCGCGGCGCCTCTCCGAGTCGGTGATCAAGAGCCTCTACCGCGGCGACGTGGCGGAAGCCCGCGCCGCCTGCGAGCGCTCCCGCACCCCCTTCGCCGACATGCTCCTCGCCGCCTTCACCCGCTACGGCCGCTCCGCCCCGGAGGCGGTGCTGGCTGCGGTGGAGCGCGAGCGGGCGCAGGCGGGCCTCAAGCTCCGCGCCCGTCTCTGGATCCTCGGCACGATCGGCGCGGTGGCCCCCTTCGTCGGCCTCTTCGGCACGGTGGTGGGCATCATGCGGGCCTTCAAGGACATGGCGGCCAACCCCGGCGGCGGCTTCGCCATCGTCTCCGCCGGCATCTCCGAGGCCCTCATCGCCACCGCTGCCGGCATCGCCGTCGCCATCGAGGCAGTGGTCTTCTTCAACTTTTTCACCTCCCGCGTGGCGCAACTCGCCCTCTCGATGAAGATCGCCGCGGAGGAGGTGCTCGAGCTCCTCTTCCACGGCAAGCCCGAGGGCGCCAGCGAGGAGAGCCGCCCCGCCGCCGAAGCGGCGCAGGCCAGGGGCTGA
- a CDS encoding ExbD/TolR family protein: MAMGSRLPDDGDETAAVFSEINITPLTDIFLVLLIIFMVGASMAVQAASGQSGSEQTGMQIDLPSGSAKDLDTVRNDVSVAILADGRVVIGGEEIRDEAVEERLRAAHGSAASATLIVQADEGVPHGRVVAVMEKARAAGFTRLAVATRGQ, from the coding sequence ATGGCGATGGGCAGCAGGCTTCCCGACGACGGGGACGAGACCGCGGCGGTCTTCTCCGAGATCAACATCACGCCGCTCACCGACATCTTCCTCGTGCTGCTGATCATCTTCATGGTCGGCGCGTCGATGGCGGTGCAGGCCGCCTCCGGCCAGAGCGGCAGCGAGCAGACCGGGATGCAGATCGATCTGCCCAGCGGATCGGCGAAGGATCTCGACACCGTCCGCAACGACGTCTCGGTGGCGATCCTCGCCGATGGCCGCGTGGTCATCGGCGGCGAGGAGATCCGCGACGAGGCGGTCGAGGAGCGGCTGCGCGCGGCCCACGGCAGCGCCGCGTCGGCGACGCTGATCGTACAGGCGGACGAAGGCGTGCCCCACGGCCGCGTGGTGGCGGTGATGGAGAAGGCGCGCGCCGCGGGATTCACCCGGCTCGCCGTCGCCACCCGCGGGCAGTAG
- a CDS encoding MaoC family dehydratase, with product MAVARKLYYENVRVGDELQPLLKPALDRVAIARYAGASDDYNPNHVDEDYARRSGFPGVFAHGMLAMGYLGQLCSEWVRAGQVKRLSARFVKIIWPADQLTCRGRVVDKRREGGEYYLDLEIWVENQKGELVVKGTATTRLFHSPEDEDRQRRGLSPLIVEDDHRPSLVEVFERELPRIEVPPRPAAKSAARSRSKAAVAAAAMAFPADDPDVDEEPLPAPKQPPSRTAAKTATARKGTKKK from the coding sequence GTGGCTGTCGCCAGAAAGCTCTACTACGAGAACGTGCGTGTCGGCGACGAGCTGCAGCCGCTGCTCAAGCCGGCGCTGGATCGGGTCGCCATCGCGCGCTACGCGGGCGCCTCCGACGACTACAACCCCAACCACGTGGACGAGGACTACGCCCGCCGCAGCGGCTTCCCGGGGGTCTTCGCCCACGGCATGCTGGCGATGGGCTACCTCGGCCAGCTCTGCTCGGAGTGGGTTCGCGCAGGCCAGGTGAAGCGGCTCTCCGCGCGCTTCGTGAAGATCATCTGGCCGGCCGATCAGCTCACCTGCAGGGGCCGGGTGGTGGACAAGCGCCGCGAGGGCGGCGAGTACTACCTCGACCTCGAGATCTGGGTGGAGAACCAGAAGGGCGAGCTGGTGGTGAAGGGCACCGCGACCACGCGCCTCTTCCACAGCCCCGAGGACGAGGACCGGCAGCGCCGCGGCCTCTCGCCGCTCATCGTCGAGGACGATCACCGGCCGTCGCTGGTGGAGGTCTTCGAGCGCGAGCTGCCGCGGATCGAGGTGCCGCCGCGCCCTGCGGCGAAGAGCGCCGCCCGCTCCCGCTCCAAGGCAGCGGTCGCCGCTGCGGCGATGGCCTTCCCCGCCGACGATCCGGACGTCGACGAGGAGCCGCTGCCGGCACCCAAGCAGCCGCCTTCCCGCACCGCGGCGAAGACGGCGACCGCACGCAAGGGCACGAAGAAGAAGTGA
- a CDS encoding MaoC family dehydratase N-terminal domain-containing protein — translation MLDKGLIGRRSEPVVNEVEKGAIRRFAQSLGITDEVHFDERAAEAAGHRGLLAPLTFPTTFRSSIELREALALGQRGLLHADQSFEFFRPICAGDHIQVVAVIADVSERAGATGPMDVVVVEDEGRDEQGNLVYRGRKTLIVRPAPREA, via the coding sequence ATGCTCGACAAGGGCCTTATCGGCAGGCGCAGCGAGCCGGTGGTGAACGAGGTGGAGAAGGGCGCCATCCGGCGTTTCGCCCAGTCCCTCGGCATCACCGACGAAGTGCATTTCGACGAGCGGGCGGCGGAGGCCGCAGGCCACCGTGGCCTGCTCGCGCCGCTCACCTTCCCGACCACCTTCCGTTCCTCCATCGAGCTGCGCGAGGCGCTGGCGCTGGGGCAGCGCGGCCTGCTCCACGCGGATCAGTCCTTCGAGTTCTTCCGGCCCATCTGCGCCGGGGACCACATCCAGGTGGTGGCGGTGATCGCCGACGTCTCCGAGCGGGCGGGCGCCACCGGACCGATGGACGTGGTGGTGGTGGAGGACGAGGGCCGCGACGAGCAGGGCAACCTCGTCTACCGCGGCCGCAAGACCCTCATCGTGCGCCCAGCACCCCGGGAGGCTTGA
- a CDS encoding dihydrodipicolinate reductase has protein sequence MRHNGPRFSRAGQQGSAPSSQPTRTAAPDDEAPLPVVVVGLGAIGREVAACALLHPDLELVGAADPRFAGKPLRELVDGAPDLRVAESGAALYRKAKGGVALLCTGSLLEDVAEEIEVAVRAGLHVVSSCEELSNAGFVDPELADLLDRAAQRAGVAVLGTGVNPGFVLDRLPATLGAVVGEVRRVEALRVVDVATRREALRRKVGLGLTEEEFERQGDEGTIGHVGLSESCALLADGLGLTVDEIEEEIDPLVAEQALTVGDLRVEAGRVRGLRQVAMAFDEGREVARLTLEMGLGLPEPRDWFRIEADPPLEMLIPGGIPGDRATAWALVNAAPRVAGSEAGLLSVLDLPAGR, from the coding sequence GTGCGTCACAACGGACCGCGTTTCAGCCGTGCAGGCCAGCAGGGTTCTGCACCCTCTTCCCAGCCCACCAGGACCGCCGCCCCCGACGACGAGGCGCCGCTTCCCGTGGTGGTGGTGGGCCTCGGCGCCATTGGGCGGGAGGTCGCCGCCTGCGCCTTGCTGCATCCCGATCTCGAGCTGGTCGGTGCAGCGGATCCCCGCTTCGCCGGCAAGCCGCTGCGGGAGCTGGTGGACGGCGCGCCGGATCTCCGCGTCGCCGAGAGCGGCGCGGCCCTCTACCGCAAGGCGAAGGGCGGGGTGGCGCTCCTCTGCACCGGCTCCCTCCTCGAGGACGTGGCGGAGGAGATCGAGGTGGCGGTCCGCGCCGGCCTCCACGTGGTCAGCTCGTGCGAGGAGCTCTCCAACGCGGGATTCGTCGACCCCGAGCTGGCCGACCTCCTCGATCGCGCCGCACAGCGCGCTGGGGTGGCGGTGCTCGGCACCGGCGTGAACCCCGGCTTCGTGCTCGACCGGCTGCCCGCGACCCTGGGCGCCGTGGTCGGCGAGGTGCGGCGGGTGGAGGCGCTCCGGGTGGTCGACGTGGCGACGCGCCGGGAGGCGCTGCGCCGCAAAGTGGGCCTGGGCCTCACGGAAGAAGAATTCGAACGGCAGGGCGACGAGGGGACGATCGGCCACGTGGGGCTCTCCGAGTCCTGCGCGCTCCTCGCCGACGGCCTCGGGCTCACCGTGGACGAGATCGAGGAAGAGATCGATCCGCTCGTCGCGGAGCAGGCGCTCACCGTCGGCGACCTGCGGGTCGAGGCGGGGCGTGTCCGCGGCCTGCGCCAGGTGGCGATGGCCTTCGACGAAGGGCGCGAGGTGGCGCGGCTCACCCTCGAGATGGGGCTCGGCTTGCCCGAGCCGCGGGATTGGTTTCGCATCGAGGCGGATCCGCCGCTGGAGATGTTGATCCCCGGTGGAATCCCCGGGGACCGGGCCACCGCATGGGCCCTCGTGAATGCAGCGCCCCGGGTGGCCGGCTCGGAAGCCGGCCTCCTCTCGGTGCTCGATCTGCCGGCAGGCCGGTAG
- a CDS encoding peptidylprolyl isomerase — protein sequence MQRHFVVLASLLAAACATGQQVETPSSAAIAAAVAPAGPATDPDAVRAAVLRRDRAALAPALVDSDPAMRAAAVRGLGQLQLPGDAAIVQALLGDVDEAVRREAAVAAGLIGLSWEPLVPEARDALAAAAAAALVKEETPAARSALVWALGRTGGAAAAPALLAVLDGDEDVPAALTSIGLLARYHGAGAGASAAVADRAFDPDPATRAAAAFALIHLRDPAREELLSALVRDGDPQVRAFAARALGEVTRRPSLLEALLGDPVAIVRVEAARGLLAAAAHSRQAGVKRRADLTMEASFAEALHRSTAALALQLRRGRKAEALQPLVLLLRGDLPTAAAAAAMDGLAGNAGLASLHCEAAAALDRARGRVEALRACAPSVDPALVARLEAAIPGRAEGAAEAREKGDGTRAAAAQRQPAPPSEPAPLRLPPQDGAGDVVLHTTSGTVRITLDDEAAPIAAANFRNLVARGFYDGLAFHRLEPGFVIQGGDPRGDGEGGPGFAIPCENGPAPYARGTVGIALDGKDTGGSQFFITLARAPHLEGRYTAFGRVTEGMELLETLLPGDEILRAVLQQTP from the coding sequence ATGCAGCGCCACTTCGTCGTCCTCGCCTCGCTCCTCGCCGCCGCCTGTGCGACAGGGCAGCAGGTCGAGACCCCGTCCTCCGCGGCGATCGCTGCAGCGGTGGCGCCAGCGGGACCTGCGACCGATCCCGACGCGGTGCGGGCAGCGGTGCTCCGCCGGGACCGCGCCGCCCTCGCTCCGGCCCTCGTCGATTCCGATCCTGCAATGCGCGCCGCAGCGGTCCGTGGCCTGGGCCAGCTCCAGCTTCCCGGCGACGCGGCGATCGTGCAGGCGCTCCTCGGCGACGTCGACGAGGCCGTGCGCCGCGAGGCCGCCGTCGCCGCGGGCCTGATCGGCCTCTCCTGGGAGCCGCTCGTCCCGGAGGCCCGCGACGCGCTCGCAGCTGCCGCCGCCGCTGCCCTGGTGAAGGAGGAGACGCCCGCCGCCCGCAGCGCGCTCGTCTGGGCGCTGGGCCGCACCGGCGGCGCTGCCGCTGCGCCGGCGCTCCTCGCGGTGCTGGACGGCGACGAGGACGTCCCGGCGGCGCTCACCTCGATCGGCCTCCTCGCCCGCTACCACGGCGCAGGGGCGGGTGCCTCCGCCGCGGTGGCGGATCGGGCCTTCGATCCCGATCCCGCCACCAGGGCCGCGGCGGCCTTCGCCCTGATCCACCTCCGCGACCCCGCCCGGGAGGAGCTCCTCTCCGCCCTGGTCCGCGACGGCGACCCGCAGGTGCGGGCCTTCGCCGCCAGGGCCCTGGGCGAGGTGACCCGCCGCCCCTCGCTCCTCGAGGCGCTCCTCGGTGATCCGGTGGCGATCGTCCGGGTGGAGGCGGCCCGCGGCCTCCTCGCCGCAGCGGCCCATTCCCGGCAGGCGGGCGTGAAGCGGCGCGCCGATCTCACCATGGAGGCCTCCTTCGCCGAGGCGCTCCACCGCAGCACCGCAGCGCTCGCCCTGCAGCTGCGGCGCGGGAGGAAGGCAGAAGCGCTCCAGCCCCTCGTGCTCCTCCTCCGCGGCGATCTGCCCACCGCCGCCGCGGCCGCAGCGATGGACGGGCTCGCAGGTAATGCGGGCCTCGCCTCCCTCCACTGCGAGGCAGCCGCCGCACTCGATCGGGCGCGGGGCCGGGTCGAGGCCCTGCGAGCATGCGCCCCGTCGGTCGATCCGGCGCTGGTGGCGCGGCTCGAAGCGGCGATCCCCGGCCGCGCCGAGGGGGCCGCCGAGGCGCGGGAGAAGGGCGACGGGACGCGCGCTGCCGCAGCGCAGCGCCAGCCGGCGCCGCCCTCCGAGCCAGCGCCCCTCCGTCTCCCGCCGCAGGATGGAGCCGGCGACGTGGTGCTTCACACCACCAGTGGGACGGTGCGGATCACCCTGGACGACGAGGCGGCGCCCATCGCCGCGGCGAACTTCCGGAACCTGGTGGCCCGCGGCTTCTACGACGGGCTCGCCTTCCACCGCCTCGAGCCGGGTTTCGTGATCCAGGGCGGCGACCCCCGAGGCGACGGCGAGGGCGGGCCCGGCTTCGCCATCCCCTGCGAGAACGGCCCGGCGCCCTACGCACGGGGTACGGTGGGCATCGCCCTCGACGGCAAGGACACCGGCGGCTCCCAATTCTTCATCACCCTGGCCAGAGCGCCCCATCTCGAGGGTCGATACACGGCCTTCGGCAGGGTGACCGAGGGAATGGAGTTGCTGGAGACCCTCCTTCCGGGGGATGAGATCCTGCGCGCTGTGCTGCAGCAGACACCGTAA
- a CDS encoding DUF4388 domain-containing protein — protein sequence MSDLRGQLGFMPCRDLFRYLGNRRLSGTLTAWRAGVEKRVVVHEGAAVSAASTDAREYLGQILINAGHLTEEQFDKAYQTQLETNVPLGQILTMIGLVPEEVVRRALAIKVRETALELCDWRSGEFTFSSHAPTLQGGVPHAVALLELCQESEGRAKAWTAMRRVLPSPDTCLEPAPGAPATPPPQSPEGRILAALGAGRSIAELVVELKASEYPLYQRLYSMVQEGVLQVQRDRADTAVPSGSQVEAWFPEETPAPPREPPLSVNQLLERARAALADGSFNEAVDLAGRAVDRGGDGGALELLQKAEGKLLAQLKNELLAEKRIPALVVDKAQIKAMPLSPPERYLLARMDGNRELGSVVRVAPLREVDALRLVKRFAREGLIRFS from the coding sequence GTGTCCGATCTCCGTGGGCAGTTGGGCTTCATGCCCTGTCGTGATCTCTTTCGCTACCTGGGCAACCGCCGCCTCTCCGGCACCCTGACCGCCTGGCGGGCAGGCGTCGAGAAGCGGGTGGTGGTGCACGAGGGCGCCGCCGTCTCGGCAGCATCCACCGATGCCCGCGAATACCTCGGCCAGATCCTGATCAACGCAGGCCATCTCACCGAGGAGCAATTCGACAAGGCCTACCAGACCCAGCTCGAGACCAACGTGCCCCTCGGCCAGATCCTGACGATGATCGGGCTCGTGCCGGAGGAGGTGGTCCGCAGGGCCCTCGCGATCAAGGTGCGCGAGACGGCGCTCGAGCTCTGCGATTGGCGCTCGGGGGAGTTCACCTTCTCCTCCCACGCGCCGACGCTGCAGGGCGGCGTTCCCCACGCGGTGGCGCTGCTCGAGCTTTGCCAGGAGTCGGAGGGCAGGGCGAAGGCCTGGACGGCGATGCGCCGCGTGCTGCCTTCGCCGGATACCTGCCTCGAGCCGGCGCCAGGCGCGCCCGCCACCCCTCCGCCGCAATCGCCGGAGGGGCGGATCCTCGCTGCCCTCGGCGCGGGCCGGAGCATCGCCGAGCTCGTCGTCGAGCTGAAGGCGAGCGAGTACCCGCTCTACCAGCGCCTCTACTCGATGGTGCAGGAGGGCGTGCTCCAGGTGCAGCGCGACCGCGCCGACACCGCCGTTCCCTCGGGGAGCCAGGTGGAGGCATGGTTCCCGGAGGAGACGCCGGCGCCGCCCCGTGAGCCGCCGCTCTCCGTCAACCAGCTCCTCGAGCGGGCCCGGGCCGCGCTGGCGGACGGCTCCTTCAACGAGGCGGTCGATCTCGCCGGACGCGCCGTGGATCGCGGTGGCGACGGCGGCGCGTTGGAGCTTCTCCAGAAGGCGGAGGGGAAGCTCCTCGCCCAGCTCAAGAACGAGCTCCTCGCCGAGAAGCGGATCCCCGCGCTGGTGGTGGACAAGGCGCAGATCAAGGCGATGCCGCTGAGCCCGCCGGAGCGCTACCTCCTGGCCCGCATGGACGGCAACCGCGAGCTCGGCTCGGTGGTCCGGGTCGCGCCGCTGCGCGAGGTCGACGCGCTCCGCCTGGTGAAGCGCTTCGCCCGCGAAGGGCTGATCCGCTTCAGCTGA
- a CDS encoding glutaredoxin family protein, with protein sequence MIVEFYGRQGCHLCDEVREELLGMREVVEFELREIDIRSDPALFARYRYDVPVVLVDGMEWARHRIVDPAGFEERLERQAAERR encoded by the coding sequence ATGATCGTCGAGTTCTACGGTAGGCAGGGATGCCACCTGTGCGACGAGGTGCGCGAGGAGCTTCTCGGGATGCGCGAGGTCGTGGAGTTCGAGCTCCGCGAGATCGACATCCGGAGCGATCCGGCGCTCTTCGCGCGGTACCGGTACGACGTGCCGGTGGTGCTGGTGGACGGGATGGAGTGGGCCCGGCACCGGATCGTGGATCCGGCGGGGTTCGAGGAACGCCTCGAACGACAGGCGGCAGAACGCAGGTAG